A genomic stretch from Candidatus Dadabacteria bacterium includes:
- the glmU gene encoding bifunctional UDP-N-acetylglucosamine diphosphorylase/glucosamine-1-phosphate N-acetyltransferase GlmU: MSLAVIILAAGKGVRMNSQLPKVLHPILKKPMLHYVLETAQKMEPEKIVLVLGYDSELVKEEVSDYPVETVIQEPQLGTGHAVLCCEDSFRDFSGDILILSGDVPAISSFSLREFTDSHVKNGADLSLMSTLVEEPGGYGRVLRNAGGEVLRVVEDKDATADEKKENEINAGVYCVNSSFLWESLGGLSSENSQGEYYLPGIVDLCVSRKRRLLAFSLADSKEVSGVNSREQLVEAEKTMRQAINRRHMENGVTIEDPETTYISDSVSIGRDTTVCPNTYIYGETSIGDGCRIGPSVYIEDSRIGNNVEIRFSSYLTGCEVENGVVMGPFCHLRPEARIKDGAKIGNFVEIKKSEIGVGSKVPHLSYVGDADIGDGVNIGAGTITCNYDGVNKHRTVVEDRAFIGSDTMLVAPIRVGKDATTAAGSTITKDVSPGALAIERAGQKEITGWAERKGVKKRRS; encoded by the coding sequence ATGTCTCTGGCCGTTATAATCCTGGCGGCGGGCAAGGGAGTCCGCATGAATTCGCAACTCCCCAAGGTGCTGCACCCAATCTTGAAAAAGCCCATGTTGCACTATGTCCTTGAGACGGCGCAGAAGATGGAGCCTGAGAAGATAGTGCTTGTCCTGGGATATGATTCGGAGCTTGTGAAGGAGGAGGTCTCGGATTATCCGGTGGAGACGGTCATCCAGGAACCGCAGCTTGGAACCGGGCACGCGGTTTTGTGCTGCGAGGATTCATTTCGGGATTTTTCCGGGGACATTCTCATACTAAGCGGAGATGTTCCCGCAATAAGTTCTTTTTCTCTGCGCGAGTTTACGGATTCTCACGTGAAAAACGGAGCGGACCTCTCATTAATGTCCACTCTGGTGGAGGAACCCGGCGGATACGGTAGGGTGTTGAGAAATGCCGGCGGGGAAGTGCTTCGCGTGGTTGAGGACAAAGATGCCACGGCTGACGAGAAGAAGGAAAACGAGATAAATGCAGGCGTTTACTGCGTGAATTCCTCTTTTCTCTGGGAGAGCTTGGGCGGACTTAGCAGTGAAAACAGCCAGGGGGAATATTACCTGCCAGGAATTGTGGATCTCTGCGTTTCCCGCAAACGCAGACTTTTGGCCTTTAGCTTGGCGGATTCAAAGGAGGTGTCCGGAGTGAACAGCAGAGAGCAACTCGTCGAGGCGGAAAAAACCATGAGACAGGCAATAAACCGCCGCCACATGGAAAACGGGGTTACCATAGAGGATCCCGAAACCACCTACATATCAGACTCTGTCAGCATAGGGAGGGATACAACCGTGTGTCCCAATACCTATATTTACGGCGAAACCAGTATAGGCGATGGTTGTCGCATAGGACCGTCTGTATACATTGAAGATTCACGTATAGGAAACAATGTCGAGATAAGGTTTTCTTCGTATCTTACGGGGTGTGAAGTCGAAAACGGCGTCGTGATGGGTCCTTTCTGTCACCTGCGGCCCGAAGCCAGGATAAAAGACGGGGCCAAGATCGGCAATTTCGTTGAGATAAAGAAGTCGGAAATAGGGGTTGGCTCCAAGGTCCCGCATCTTTCCTACGTGGGAGATGCCGATATCGGCGACGGAGTTAATATCGGTGCCGGAACCATCACCTGCAACTATGACGGGGTAAACAAGCACAGAACCGTGGTCGAGGATCGCGCTTTCATAGGAAGCGACACCATGCTTGTTGCGCCGATCAGGGTTGGAAAAGATGCTACTACGGCCGCGGGTTCCACGATAACGAAAGATGTTTCCCCGGGTGCTCTGGCCATAGAACGTGCCGGGCAGAAGGAAATAACCGGCTGGGCGGAGAGAAAAGGGGTAAAGAAGAGGAGATCCTGA